One genomic window of Psychrobacillus sp. INOP01 includes the following:
- a CDS encoding YhdT family protein, with amino-acid sequence MDPRFKIAHREALIGVALAIVHFIWWFGFAYGLGSKPVEEYSYILGFPDWFFYSCIVGFILVAITVIVLVKFVLKDVSLEEEGDEL; translated from the coding sequence ATGGATCCTAGATTTAAGATTGCACATCGGGAGGCACTGATTGGAGTTGCGCTCGCAATTGTGCATTTTATATGGTGGTTTGGCTTTGCGTATGGGCTTGGCTCAAAACCGGTAGAGGAGTATTCCTATATTCTCGGATTTCCGGATTGGTTTTTTTATAGCTGTATTGTCGGTTTTATACTTGTGGCGATTACGGTTATTGTTCTTGTGAAATTCGTGTTGAAGGATGTTTCGTTAGAGGAAGAGGGGGATGAGCTGTGA
- the panF gene encoding sodium/pantothenate symporter, whose translation MNIQVIIPMIIFLAIIFFIGFWSSKKLESSTGGFLQEYFLGGRELGGFVLAMTMVATYGSASSFLGGPGTAYTMGFGWVLLAMTQVVTSYFVLLILGKKFAILARKYNAITLIDFLKVRYNNSKAVVLLAAASIIIFLFSAMTAQWVGGGRLIESLTGLKYTTALFIFAVSVLVYVVIGGFRAVAVTDAVQGGVMVIGTLVLLIAVIIAGGGVPNIMQDLLNENPNLVTPYGNEGNLSAAYVSSFWILVGVGVVGLPQMAVRAMSYKNTRSMHRALVIGTLVTGFIMLNMHLIGIFARPVMPGIEVADTVIPLVALKILPAWLAGIVLAAPLAAIMSTVDSLLILVSSSIVKDVYINYINPNATEKKVKTLSFGVTTLLGTIVFLLALNPPELLIFLNLFAFGGLEAAFIWPIVLGLYWSYGNKYGAVASMITGIVSYIALHFYNEAYGNLFDIHTVVIPVILSLIAYMSFSLLIKRTKYIY comes from the coding sequence GTGAATATACAAGTAATCATCCCAATGATCATTTTTCTTGCCATTATTTTTTTCATTGGCTTTTGGTCTAGTAAGAAATTAGAATCATCGACTGGTGGCTTTCTACAGGAATACTTTTTAGGTGGGCGCGAGCTTGGCGGATTTGTATTGGCCATGACGATGGTAGCTACGTATGGTAGTGCCTCGAGTTTCCTAGGGGGACCAGGAACCGCATACACGATGGGCTTTGGCTGGGTATTACTTGCCATGACTCAAGTAGTGACGAGTTATTTTGTCCTGCTTATTCTTGGGAAAAAGTTTGCGATTTTAGCTCGAAAATATAACGCAATCACACTAATTGATTTCCTAAAAGTGCGCTATAACAATAGTAAGGCGGTTGTATTACTTGCAGCTGCTAGCATCATTATCTTTTTATTTTCCGCAATGACAGCTCAGTGGGTTGGTGGCGGTCGTTTAATAGAGTCGCTAACTGGCTTGAAGTATACAACTGCATTATTTATTTTCGCTGTCTCAGTACTTGTTTACGTAGTCATTGGTGGTTTCCGGGCAGTGGCGGTAACGGACGCCGTGCAAGGTGGAGTCATGGTCATCGGGACGCTCGTGTTACTTATCGCAGTCATTATCGCAGGTGGTGGAGTACCAAATATTATGCAGGACCTTTTGAACGAAAATCCAAATCTTGTAACTCCATATGGCAATGAAGGGAATTTATCAGCCGCCTATGTATCATCATTTTGGATACTCGTAGGAGTAGGGGTTGTCGGGCTCCCGCAAATGGCAGTTCGCGCAATGTCCTACAAAAACACACGATCAATGCACCGTGCACTAGTGATTGGAACGCTTGTTACTGGTTTTATCATGCTGAATATGCATCTCATCGGCATTTTTGCTCGACCTGTTATGCCTGGGATTGAAGTGGCAGACACAGTGATTCCGCTTGTTGCCCTGAAAATTCTACCAGCATGGCTAGCTGGGATAGTACTTGCTGCGCCACTTGCAGCGATCATGTCAACAGTAGATTCCCTGCTCATCCTAGTAAGTTCTTCTATTGTAAAAGATGTTTATATTAACTATATCAATCCAAATGCAACCGAGAAAAAAGTGAAAACCTTAAGCTTTGGGGTAACAACACTTTTAGGCACCATCGTCTTTTTATTAGCACTAAATCCACCTGAACTATTAATCTTTTTGAATTTATTTGCTTTTGGTGGACTCGAGGCAGCCTTTATTTGGCCGATTGTACTAGGCTTGTACTGGTCATATGGCAACAAATACGGAGCAGTTGCTTCAATGATTACAGGAATCGTTTCCTATATTGCGCTCCATTTTTACAACGAAGCATATGGAAATCTATTCGACATTCATACGGTGGTAATACCGGTTATCTTATCGTTAATTGCCTATATGTCATTCAGTTTATTGATCAAAAGAACAAAATATATATATTAA
- a CDS encoding DMT family transporter, with amino-acid sequence MNKWKIYAMLVFVMFAWGANVSLLKYMVEEVQPVTLTAFRIFVAGLVVLPILWKMKLLRKPTSSEWKYILLGTLTNVVAHHYFLNIGLSITSATHGGLILGTGPMLTAISAAIILKYFPSKFQWLGLIIGLTGVAVSILVGSETMGANLGDFYVFLAILVQVLSFMVVSKASKTLDPRLLTVYMLLIGAVILFVISLIQEPGAIKQFAETTPTFWTVFFASAVVSTAIGHLIYNYAVGQAGATKAAIFMNLNPLFSLIISALFLGEVLHLNHFLGLILIVAGVMLGSGAAEDLWKKRNKSLKRDI; translated from the coding sequence ATGAATAAGTGGAAAATATATGCAATGCTCGTATTTGTCATGTTCGCTTGGGGAGCTAACGTATCACTACTCAAATACATGGTGGAAGAAGTCCAACCAGTAACACTTACCGCATTTCGAATATTCGTAGCGGGCTTAGTCGTATTGCCGATTTTATGGAAAATGAAACTACTGCGTAAACCAACGTCTAGTGAATGGAAATACATTTTACTCGGAACGCTTACCAATGTGGTAGCCCATCACTATTTTCTAAACATAGGATTGTCCATTACAAGTGCAACCCACGGAGGACTAATTTTAGGAACTGGACCTATGCTGACAGCAATCTCAGCAGCGATTATTTTAAAATATTTCCCTTCAAAATTTCAGTGGTTAGGACTTATAATTGGTCTAACTGGGGTTGCAGTATCTATCCTAGTAGGCAGTGAAACCATGGGAGCAAATCTAGGTGATTTTTATGTGTTCCTAGCGATACTTGTCCAAGTATTAAGTTTTATGGTGGTGAGTAAGGCTTCTAAAACATTGGATCCACGATTGCTCACAGTCTATATGCTACTAATCGGTGCGGTAATTCTATTTGTGATCAGTCTCATTCAAGAGCCAGGTGCCATCAAACAATTTGCAGAAACAACACCGACATTTTGGACAGTTTTCTTTGCTTCGGCTGTTGTATCAACGGCAATTGGTCATCTTATATACAATTATGCGGTAGGACAAGCTGGTGCAACGAAAGCAGCAATATTCATGAACTTAAACCCATTGTTTTCATTAATAATTTCTGCACTATTTTTAGGAGAGGTATTGCATCTCAATCATTTCCTAGGACTTATCTTAATCGTAGCAGGTGTCATGTTAGGTTCAGGAGCTGCGGAAGATTTATGGAAGAAACGAAACAAAAGTTTAAAACGAGACATTTGA
- the sigI gene encoding RNA polymerase sigma-I factor, with the protein MLLSIMQGLFKTKPKQNMQELITKAQAGDKEVLNDLLLAHTQFSKKTASFICKRAIDEQDEEFSIALNGCHEAINAYNPTENTSFQTFAHLIIKRRLIDFIRKETVRNKKELLFDNGENESEDEHFSLKQHAVTTYSEEQFKETRRDELIKYSKLLSNFNLSFDELTKVAPKHKDARKTAFQTAQIIAGSEELYALLIENKKLPLKEIEALVEVSRKTLERQRKYIIAVVLLLNSDFVYIKDYVKGEII; encoded by the coding sequence ATGCTCCTGTCAATTATGCAAGGTCTATTCAAAACAAAGCCAAAACAAAATATGCAAGAGCTTATAACAAAGGCGCAAGCAGGTGATAAGGAGGTTCTAAATGACCTCCTTCTTGCCCATACCCAATTTTCGAAAAAAACAGCCAGTTTCATATGTAAACGAGCTATTGATGAGCAAGATGAGGAATTCAGTATTGCTTTAAATGGATGTCATGAGGCGATAAATGCATACAATCCAACTGAAAATACTTCATTCCAAACATTTGCCCACTTAATTATAAAAAGACGCCTCATTGATTTTATCCGAAAAGAAACGGTTCGAAATAAAAAAGAATTACTCTTCGATAACGGTGAAAATGAGTCAGAGGATGAACATTTTTCATTAAAACAGCATGCTGTAACTACATATTCGGAAGAACAATTTAAAGAAACAAGACGAGATGAACTGATAAAATACAGTAAATTATTATCCAACTTTAACTTATCATTTGACGAACTGACAAAAGTAGCACCGAAGCATAAGGACGCTAGAAAAACAGCCTTTCAAACAGCTCAAATTATCGCAGGTTCGGAAGAGCTATATGCACTTTTAATAGAAAATAAGAAATTACCATTGAAAGAGATAGAGGCACTGGTGGAAGTATCAAGAAAAACATTGGAACGACAACGAAAATACATAATTGCAGTTGTACTTCTATTAAACAGTGACTTCGTTTATATAAAAGACTACGTGAAAGGAGAAATCATCTGA
- the argC gene encoding N-acetyl-gamma-glutamyl-phosphate reductase, whose translation MKIGIIGATGYGGLELIRLLHNHPEAERIDLFTSSEEGMQFSNKYTHLMNIYDQELLAIEHNRLTEYDVIFTSTPSGVSTEILPSLIGRGPKLIDLSGDFRLKNPIDYEQWYKKTPAPLDAIEKSVYGLTEWNEAAIRQADLIANPGCYPTAILLSLLPLLKENLIDGANLIIDAKSGVSGAGNKPSQMTHFSETNENTAIYKIHQHQHIPEIEQAINIFACLASPITFTTHLVPMTRGILATSYASLKPNVTENQLTNALKETYANHPFVRIIEQTNKFGTNQVYGSNFCDIHVKVDPRTNRATIVSVIDNLVKGAAGQAIQNMNVQFNFDQTTGLQQVPLFI comes from the coding sequence ATGAAAATAGGAATTATAGGGGCGACGGGTTATGGTGGTCTTGAGTTAATAAGATTATTGCATAATCATCCGGAAGCCGAGCGTATTGATTTATTCACTTCTTCAGAAGAAGGAATGCAATTTTCGAATAAATATACACATTTAATGAATATTTACGATCAAGAGCTTCTAGCGATCGAACATAATAGACTAACAGAATACGATGTCATTTTTACGAGTACTCCCTCAGGGGTATCTACCGAGATTTTGCCTTCTTTAATAGGAAGAGGTCCAAAACTTATTGATTTATCCGGGGACTTCCGTTTGAAAAACCCAATAGACTACGAGCAGTGGTACAAAAAAACACCTGCTCCTCTAGATGCCATCGAAAAAAGTGTCTACGGTCTAACAGAGTGGAACGAAGCCGCAATTAGGCAAGCTGATTTAATCGCAAATCCAGGATGCTACCCGACAGCAATACTACTTTCATTGCTACCATTACTAAAGGAAAACTTAATCGACGGGGCGAATCTCATCATAGATGCTAAGAGTGGCGTTTCAGGAGCAGGTAACAAACCATCTCAAATGACGCACTTTAGCGAAACAAACGAAAACACTGCAATTTACAAAATACATCAACACCAACATATACCGGAAATCGAACAGGCGATTAACATATTTGCGTGTCTTGCATCACCCATCACTTTTACGACACATCTTGTTCCAATGACCAGAGGAATTTTAGCAACAAGCTATGCCTCTCTTAAACCGAACGTAACCGAGAACCAATTGACAAACGCATTAAAAGAAACATATGCAAACCATCCATTCGTGCGAATCATTGAACAAACGAACAAATTCGGTACAAATCAAGTATACGGCTCTAATTTCTGCGATATTCACGTGAAAGTCGACCCGCGCACAAATCGAGCAACAATCGTTTCGGTCATCGACAATCTCGTAAAAGGAGCAGCTGGTCAGGCAATTCAAAATATGAACGTACAATTTAATTTCGACCAAACGACAGGTCTTCAGCAAGTCCCGCTATTTATCTAA
- the argJ gene encoding bifunctional glutamate N-acetyltransferase/amino-acid acetyltransferase ArgJ has translation MTTKTITMKSISYKNIASPKGFQATGIHCGLKHKKKDLALLVSDVPASVAGVFTTNAIKAAPLLITKDVVYETGKMQAIIVNAGNANACTGKQGTADAYTMQKLTAEKLGIDQSLIGVASTGVIGELMKMEPVTTGIQTLEPVDELEGAIDFSLAIMTTDTVTKNTTYQTTIDGKEVIIAGTAKGSGMIEPNMATMLGFITTDANIESNHLQDALKAITEVTFNAITVDGDTSTNDMVIVMANGMAQNNTLTPDHPDWENFVQTLHAVSQDLAKMIAKDGEGATKLIEVEVKGAITDIEARKIAKTVVGSPLVKTAIFGNDANWGRIIAAVGYSGATIDPNAITILLGSTKVVENGEPVPFSEDDLIIYLKQPEVKIFVDIHQGNGQGTAWGCDLTYDYVQINATYRS, from the coding sequence ATGACTACAAAAACGATTACGATGAAAAGCATTTCCTATAAAAACATAGCTTCGCCAAAGGGCTTCCAAGCAACAGGTATCCATTGCGGTCTAAAGCATAAGAAAAAGGATCTCGCATTACTTGTTAGCGACGTACCTGCAAGTGTAGCTGGTGTTTTCACAACGAATGCCATCAAAGCAGCGCCACTACTCATCACAAAAGATGTCGTATATGAAACAGGTAAAATGCAAGCAATCATCGTCAACGCTGGAAACGCCAATGCCTGCACGGGAAAACAAGGAACAGCAGACGCATACACAATGCAAAAACTCACTGCAGAAAAACTAGGGATCGATCAATCACTTATCGGTGTTGCATCCACTGGAGTAATCGGGGAGCTCATGAAAATGGAACCAGTAACAACAGGTATTCAAACGTTAGAACCAGTGGATGAACTAGAAGGTGCGATTGACTTTTCTTTAGCAATCATGACAACAGATACCGTAACAAAAAATACTACTTATCAAACAACCATTGACGGCAAAGAGGTAATCATTGCAGGAACGGCAAAAGGCTCAGGTATGATTGAACCAAATATGGCGACGATGCTCGGTTTTATAACAACCGATGCGAATATCGAATCCAACCATCTTCAGGATGCACTAAAAGCTATCACCGAAGTGACTTTCAACGCAATTACTGTGGACGGCGACACATCGACTAATGACATGGTCATCGTAATGGCAAATGGAATGGCGCAAAACAATACGTTAACTCCAGACCACCCAGACTGGGAAAACTTCGTGCAAACCTTACATGCTGTGTCACAAGATCTAGCTAAAATGATTGCCAAAGACGGGGAAGGTGCAACGAAGCTAATTGAAGTGGAAGTAAAAGGTGCCATTACTGACATAGAAGCACGTAAAATCGCAAAAACAGTAGTAGGTTCACCGCTTGTTAAAACGGCCATCTTTGGAAATGATGCAAATTGGGGACGAATCATTGCTGCGGTCGGCTATAGCGGTGCAACAATTGATCCAAACGCCATTACAATTCTGCTAGGCTCAACTAAAGTAGTAGAAAACGGCGAGCCTGTTCCTTTCTCAGAGGATGATTTAATCATTTATTTGAAGCAGCCAGAAGTCAAAATCTTCGTCGACATACATCAAGGCAATGGTCAAGGAACTGCATGGGGGTGCGATTTGACATATGACTACGTCCAAATCAACGCAACTTACCGCTCCTAA
- the argB gene encoding acetylglutamate kinase → MTTSKSTQLTAPKRIVIKLGGSMLEGLNENFFTNFKKLQSANHEIVIVHGGGPAINKALASNGISTTSINGIRVTSAEAIGIVQSTLVGQVNPALVHQLNNSGIQAIGLSGYDSQLLQCTILDEATYGFVGEIQQVNSSLIEMLLKQGITPVISSISCTTDGDPLNINADTVASQIALAVKAESLQLVTDTPGIKIDGEVQETVTSEKITDWITSGDIYGGMIPKVIAALDCLTAGIPSVQIVGDQLSGTTILQQEVYA, encoded by the coding sequence ATGACTACGTCCAAATCAACGCAACTTACCGCTCCTAAACGCATCGTCATCAAGCTTGGGGGTAGCATGCTCGAGGGGTTAAATGAAAACTTCTTCACCAATTTTAAAAAACTTCAATCAGCGAATCATGAAATCGTCATCGTCCACGGTGGAGGACCAGCGATCAATAAAGCCCTTGCTAGTAACGGGATATCGACCACTTCTATTAATGGAATACGAGTGACATCCGCTGAAGCAATCGGAATTGTTCAGTCAACACTAGTCGGCCAAGTAAATCCTGCACTCGTGCATCAGCTGAATAATAGCGGAATCCAAGCAATTGGTCTTAGCGGCTACGATAGTCAGCTATTGCAATGCACAATATTAGATGAAGCAACATATGGTTTTGTTGGAGAAATCCAACAAGTGAACAGCTCACTTATTGAAATGTTGCTGAAACAAGGAATCACTCCAGTCATTTCAAGCATTAGTTGCACAACAGATGGAGACCCATTGAACATCAATGCCGACACTGTAGCAAGTCAAATAGCGTTAGCGGTTAAAGCAGAAAGCTTGCAACTAGTTACCGATACACCAGGTATTAAAATAGATGGAGAGGTACAAGAAACTGTTACCTCTGAAAAAATTACTGACTGGATCACGTCAGGCGATATCTACGGAGGGATGATTCCAAAAGTCATAGCGGCTCTTGACTGCCTAACAGCAGGTATTCCTTCCGTCCAAATCGTCGGCGATCAACTTTCGGGCACAACAATTTTGCAACAGGAGGTATACGCATGA
- a CDS encoding acetylornithine transaminase, giving the protein MSSLFQNYTRRPIHLVKGKGTIVTDDTGKNYLDFTSGIAVLSLGHTHPAVVQAIQEQSEKLWHISNLFENPEQEKLAETLVNDTHFAHAFFCNSGAEANEAAIKLARKHTGKHTIITFDKSFHGRTFGAMSATGQEKIRNGFGPLLETFRTVPFNDVAALEAVIDEEVGAIMLEVIQGEGGVNQVTPEFARAISDICTANGILLIVDEVQTGISRTGTRYAYEQTVLKPDIMTLAKGLGGGFPIGAMLGTADLHDSLGPGTHGTTFGGNPLAVAVAQTVLNNVFTEEFLEDVNQKSIYFIEKLKEALPTNQLVGSGLLLGIVCEEDVAAYITAADEAGLLLVAAGPNVIRLLPPLTVTTEEIDQAVDILQSILSK; this is encoded by the coding sequence ATGAGCTCTTTATTCCAAAACTATACTCGCAGACCTATTCACCTAGTCAAAGGGAAGGGTACGATCGTTACGGACGATACTGGGAAAAACTATCTCGATTTCACAAGTGGTATAGCTGTGCTCAGTCTGGGGCACACTCATCCTGCAGTAGTCCAAGCGATCCAAGAGCAAAGCGAAAAACTTTGGCATATATCGAACCTATTCGAAAACCCTGAACAAGAAAAACTAGCTGAAACTCTGGTAAACGATACACACTTCGCTCACGCATTTTTCTGCAACAGCGGAGCAGAGGCGAACGAAGCAGCTATCAAACTAGCTCGCAAACATACTGGAAAGCACACTATCATCACCTTTGATAAATCATTCCACGGACGCACATTCGGCGCAATGTCCGCTACTGGTCAAGAAAAGATACGTAACGGCTTCGGTCCATTGCTCGAAACGTTCCGAACAGTACCTTTCAACGACGTAGCTGCCCTCGAAGCAGTAATCGACGAGGAAGTCGGCGCGATCATGCTTGAAGTAATCCAAGGAGAAGGCGGAGTCAACCAAGTAACACCGGAATTTGCTAGGGCCATCTCGGACATATGCACGGCCAACGGAATCCTACTCATAGTAGACGAAGTCCAAACAGGCATTAGCCGCACAGGTACCCGCTACGCATACGAACAAACAGTCCTGAAACCTGACATTATGACGTTAGCAAAAGGACTTGGAGGAGGCTTCCCAATCGGTGCAATGCTCGGAACAGCAGATCTGCATGACTCATTAGGTCCAGGTACACACGGCACGACCTTCGGAGGAAACCCTCTAGCAGTAGCCGTCGCACAAACTGTATTAAACAACGTATTTACAGAGGAATTCCTTGAAGATGTAAATCAAAAATCAATTTATTTTATCGAGAAATTAAAAGAAGCTTTACCAACCAACCAGTTAGTCGGCTCAGGTCTATTACTCGGAATCGTCTGCGAAGAAGACGTCGCCGCTTACATAACAGCCGCAGATGAAGCAGGTCTACTACTAGTAGCAGCAGGACCAAACGTAATACGCCTTCTGCCACCACTAACCGTAACAACCGAAGAAATTGACCAAGCCGTCGACATTTTACAATCAATCCTTAGTAAATAA
- a CDS encoding nuclease-related domain-containing protein, whose protein sequence is MIVKPFAQTLYMEALISLNKRLKKNHPKYIPLREDLNRNIAGDIGEEAVMSFLQKVKLPYKFFAFHNISLYGESLFQMDVLIITQHYAVILEVKNIQGEIEFKSHPYQLSRTLSTGVRNSFDSPEIQLQEYIYQLNVIFKAAGFSIPIYGAVVFPFTSSYIKTPPSETTVLFRNEIRSYLRKLKTHDPPLSLEVLNSLKDFILNKTTNYKPFPLTLHFAINPDDIINGVECTTCNLVGMKKVTRHWICPRCRNISTNAHTKTIKEYFLIYKDSISNTECRKFLNLNNMYEANRILKNANLIKTGKYKDAKYKMEFIK, encoded by the coding sequence ATGATAGTAAAACCATTTGCACAAACTCTATATATGGAAGCACTTATCTCGTTAAACAAACGACTGAAGAAAAACCACCCCAAATATATCCCTCTCCGAGAAGACCTGAATCGTAATATTGCGGGAGACATAGGGGAAGAAGCAGTTATGAGTTTTCTTCAAAAAGTTAAACTTCCATACAAATTCTTTGCCTTCCACAACATTTCACTATATGGCGAGTCACTATTTCAAATGGATGTCCTAATAATTACACAGCACTATGCTGTGATACTCGAAGTTAAGAACATCCAGGGGGAAATTGAATTTAAATCTCATCCATATCAGCTGAGCCGAACACTATCAACTGGAGTAAGAAACTCGTTCGACAGTCCTGAGATTCAACTACAAGAGTATATATATCAGTTGAATGTGATATTTAAGGCCGCTGGATTTTCGATACCTATTTACGGTGCAGTTGTTTTTCCCTTTACTAGCAGCTATATAAAAACCCCTCCAAGTGAAACAACCGTACTATTCCGTAATGAAATCAGATCCTATTTGAGAAAATTGAAAACGCATGATCCTCCACTTTCTTTAGAAGTACTTAACAGCCTCAAAGATTTTATTTTAAATAAAACTACCAATTACAAACCATTCCCATTAACACTACACTTTGCAATTAATCCAGATGACATTATCAATGGAGTAGAATGTACTACTTGTAACCTTGTTGGAATGAAAAAAGTTACCCGTCACTGGATATGTCCTAGATGCAGAAATATCAGCACTAATGCACATACAAAGACCATAAAAGAATATTTTCTCATATACAAAGACTCCATTTCCAATACAGAGTGTCGCAAATTTTTAAATCTAAATAATATGTACGAGGCAAACAGAATACTAAAAAATGCAAACCTGATCAAAACTGGTAAATACAAAGATGCTAAATATAAAATGGAATTTATAAAATAA
- a CDS encoding helix-turn-helix domain-containing protein, whose amino-acid sequence MFVLVFPKSEVGKRIRYLRRFQGLTSEELAKKASVSQSMISQIERGQVSPSLETLWKLSHSLKVPVFSFFESEENNAVTLTRKGEGNLIKRVRPNVGYELLSPSSGKQMSFFKMIVSPGDGTDDPLMFHGGEECGLMLVGSLRIEIEGEVYVIDEGDSIYFDSSLPHRFMNDGDADAVAIWTMTHDF is encoded by the coding sequence GTGTTTGTATTGGTCTTTCCTAAAAGTGAGGTTGGTAAGCGAATTAGGTATTTACGTCGATTTCAAGGATTGACGTCAGAAGAGCTGGCGAAAAAAGCTAGTGTGAGCCAGAGTATGATTTCTCAAATTGAGCGTGGACAAGTATCCCCCTCCTTAGAGACGTTGTGGAAATTAAGCCACAGCTTAAAGGTTCCTGTGTTTTCATTCTTTGAGTCAGAGGAGAATAATGCAGTAACTCTGACCCGCAAAGGTGAGGGTAATCTGATAAAACGAGTGCGACCTAATGTCGGATATGAACTTTTATCACCAAGTTCAGGCAAACAGATGAGCTTTTTTAAGATGATCGTGTCGCCAGGCGACGGCACCGATGATCCGCTTATGTTCCACGGCGGCGAGGAGTGCGGTCTGATGCTGGTTGGTAGTTTGCGGATTGAAATTGAGGGTGAGGTTTACGTTATCGATGAAGGTGATAGTATTTACTTTGATAGCTCGCTGCCGCATCGGTTTATGAATGATGGGGATGCGGATGCAGTCGCTATTTGGACGATGACGCATGATTTTTAG
- a CDS encoding transporter substrate-binding domain-containing protein: protein MKKWLAAVLMITVLIIAGCSNDSGGGVSTENSTVQKVLKEKKLVIGMSPGYFPFDMKDPNGDFVGYDVDTANALAAALGKDIKVEFKQFTFDGLIPALRTGEVDMVFAGMTIRGDRALAVSFSDPYFQTGQAVMVPGTDTATKTWQDLDVKGKKIAVGIGTTGALLAKDVFENAEILDFEEFPTAAAAMAQGEADAVVYDEPAIAVWKLKNGDSVKQIEELISTENLGIALQKNDIDTIQWVNSFLNSYLGSPAELASRTKWFETSDWLNEVVDE from the coding sequence ATGAAGAAATGGTTAGCAGCTGTACTTATGATTACCGTTTTAATCATCGCAGGTTGTAGTAATGATTCTGGCGGAGGTGTATCGACAGAAAACTCAACAGTTCAAAAAGTATTAAAAGAGAAAAAACTAGTTATCGGGATGTCTCCAGGATATTTCCCATTTGATATGAAAGATCCAAATGGCGATTTCGTAGGCTATGATGTAGACACTGCAAACGCACTTGCTGCAGCACTAGGAAAAGATATCAAAGTAGAATTTAAGCAATTCACTTTTGATGGATTGATTCCAGCACTTAGAACCGGAGAAGTAGATATGGTTTTCGCTGGTATGACAATCCGTGGTGACCGCGCATTAGCGGTGAGTTTCTCAGACCCTTACTTCCAAACAGGCCAAGCTGTAATGGTACCTGGAACAGACACGGCAACAAAAACTTGGCAAGATCTTGATGTAAAAGGTAAGAAAATTGCTGTAGGTATCGGGACAACTGGTGCACTACTTGCAAAAGATGTATTTGAAAACGCAGAAATTTTAGACTTTGAAGAATTTCCAACCGCGGCAGCAGCTATGGCGCAAGGGGAAGCGGACGCAGTAGTATACGACGAACCAGCAATCGCAGTTTGGAAATTGAAAAATGGGGATTCTGTAAAACAAATTGAAGAATTAATTTCTACAGAAAATCTTGGAATTGCTCTTCAGAAAAATGACATCGACACAATTCAATGGGTGAACTCATTCTTAAACAGCTACCTTGGAAGCCCTGCAGAACTTGCATCACGCACAAAATGGTTTGAAACTTCCGACTGGTTAAATGAAGTTGTAGACGAATAA